The following proteins come from a genomic window of Gadus morhua chromosome 11, gadMor3.0, whole genome shotgun sequence:
- the zgc:92606 gene encoding gamma-aminobutyric acid receptor-associated protein-like 1 — MGSQYQRTVALEVRRAEGERVRAKHPDKVPIIVERALRSRAPDLDKKKYLVPSDLTVGQLSFLIRQRVSMRPEEALFFFVNNSLPPSSSPLSAVYEEHHEEDLFLYMTYSNESVYGA, encoded by the exons ATGGGCAGTCAATATCAACGAACGGTGGCCCTGGAGGTGAGGAGAGCGGAGGGAGAGCGGGTGCGGGCCAAGCACCCCGACAAGGTTCCG ATTATTGTGGAGAGGGCACTGAGGTCACGGGCTCCTGACCTGGACAAGAAGAAGTATCTAGTACCATCAGATTTAAcag TGGGCCAGCTGTCCTTCCTCATTCGTCAGCGTGTGTCCATGCGGCCAGAAGAAGCCCTCTTCTTCTTTGTCAAcaactctctccctccgtccagCTCCCCACTCTCAGCTGTTTATGAG GAGCACCATGAGGAGGATCTGTTCCTCTACATGACCTACAGTAACGAGAGCGTTTACGGGGCCTGA
- the LOC115554260 gene encoding C-type lectin domain family 7 member A, with the protein MEMKAMEVEAGLLDRAGPSDQKRETKTEAKEASKEYCKLKAPADDIYSEAVFPSPKLPEVKPTKPTRSLRNVLPTLCIVLGVICLAELIIIFILNGKTAPTPVCPDPRPQRCPFASWSLRSPCFKNTNTPATKFSETGTESGTTAGPSSSPDVSEDVRQAPDSKRCSDSWVFLGGSCFYQSKVRKSWEEGRIFCQNLTADLAVISDKSIQNSLAQQINVPRWIGLQYKTSWKWVDQTSYNGDLPTGPKECALLESKPPGEQANIRGARCPVSAHFICQKEASPASA; encoded by the exons atggagatgaaggcgatggaggtggaggcaggACTTCTGGACAGAGCTGGGCCGAGTGACCAAAAGCGGGAAACCAAAACTGAAG CGAAAGAAGCCTCAAAGGAGTACTGCAAGCTGAAAGCCCCAGCTGATGACATCTACTCCGAGGCTGTGTTCCCCAGCCCGAAGCTGCCAGAAG TGAAACCCACCAAGCCAACTAGGAGCCTGAGGAATGTGTTGCCGACTTTGTGCATTGTCCTCGGTGTGATATGTCTGGCCGAACTCATCATCATCTTTATTCTGAATGGGAAGA CAGCTCCTACCCCCGTCTGCCCAGATCCACGGCCGCAGAGGTGCCCATTTGCTTCCTGGTCTCTCAGGTCTCCCTGCTTCAAGAACACCAACACTCCGGCCACCAAAT TTTCAGAAACAGGCACAGAGAGTGGAACAACAGCAGGTCCCTCTTCATCTCCTGATGTATCTGAGGATGTGAGACAAG CCCCTGACAGCAAGCGATGCTCTGACAGCTGGGTGTTCCTTGGGGGCTCCTGCTTCTACCAGTCCAAAGTGAGAAAAAGCTGGGAGGAAGGCAGGATCTTCTGCCAGAATCTAACAGCGGACCTGGCTGTGATCTCTGACAAGAGCATCCAG AATTCTCTGGCGCAACAAATCAATGTACCGCGCTGGATTGGCCTACAATACAAAACGAGTTGGAAATGGGTGGACCAGACCTCATACAATGG TGATTTGCCTACAGGACCTAAGGAGTGTGCTTTGCTGGAGAGCAAGCCACCTGGAGAACAAGCCAACATTCGAGGTGCCAGATGTCCAGTTTCTGCCCATTTCATTTGTCAGAAGGAGGCGTCACCTGCTAGTGCCTAG
- the LOC115553816 gene encoding transient receptor potential cation channel subfamily V member 6-like, which produces MWYLRVEDRNDLMVQKMRRYINAFAKDGEGGAAEREEGEKGGESGGGPELRSNKQRRGFNKAHAGWQAIRRSALSMDLEPEYEEEEQEVQDIRFV; this is translated from the exons ATGTGGTACCTGAG GGTGGAGGACAGGAATGACCTGATGGTGCAGAAGATGCGGCGCTACATCAACGCCTTCGCCAAGGACGGCGAGGGTGGTGCCgccgagagagaggagggggagaaaggcgGCGAGAGTGGCGGCGGCCCGGAGCTCAGGAGCAACAAGCAGAGGAGGGGCTTCAACAAGGCCCACGCGGGCTGGCAGGCCATCCGCCGCAGCGCTCTGAGCATGGACCTGGAGCCTGagtacgaggaggaggagcaggaggtgcagGACATCCGATTCGTCTAG